In Paraburkholderia bryophila, a single genomic region encodes these proteins:
- a CDS encoding MarR family winged helix-turn-helix transcriptional regulator, whose translation MKTQLDERFGFLISDVGRLTGKRFDDLAKSSVDLTRAQCRVLAYLAHYGDINQARLADLLEVAPISAGRLLDRMEEGGWIERTANPQDRRERQVGMTPKAERTLGKARKVGDEVALEALDGFSDGEAKQLIALLQRVRGNLSRLVDR comes from the coding sequence ATGAAAACCCAACTCGATGAGCGCTTCGGCTTTCTGATTTCCGACGTCGGCCGTCTGACGGGCAAGCGTTTCGACGATCTTGCGAAGTCATCGGTCGATCTGACGCGCGCGCAGTGTCGCGTGCTGGCTTACCTCGCGCATTACGGCGACATCAATCAGGCGCGCCTCGCGGACCTGCTCGAAGTCGCGCCGATCTCGGCGGGCCGTTTGCTCGACCGGATGGAAGAGGGCGGCTGGATCGAGCGGACCGCCAATCCGCAGGACCGCCGCGAGCGCCAGGTCGGCATGACGCCGAAGGCCGAGCGCACGCTCGGCAAAGCGCGCAAGGTCGGCGACGAAGTCGCGCTCGAAGCGCTGGACGGTTTCAGCGACGGCGAAGCGAAGCAGTTGATCGCGCTGCTGCAACGGGTGCGCGGCAATCTGAGCCGGTTGGTGGATCGCTGA
- the dgoD gene encoding galactonate dehydratase: MKITKLETFIVPPRWCFLKIETDEGIVGWGEPVVEGRAHTVAAAVEELADYLIGKDPLLIEDHWQVMYRAGFYRGGPITMSAIAGVDQALWDIKGKHHGVPIHALLGGQVRDKIKVYSWIGGDRPSDVANNARAVVERGFKAVKMNGSEELQIIDTFDKVQGVINNVAAVREAVGPNIGIGVDFHGRVHKPMAKVLAKELDPYKLLFIEEPVLSENAEALRDIVNQTNTPIALGERLYSRWDFKHILSGGYVDIIQPDASHAGGITECRKIASMAEAYDVALALHCPLGPIALATCLQIDAVSYNAFIQEQSLGIHYNQGNDLLDYIKNPEVFKYEDGFVSIPQGPGLGIEVNEEKVREMAKVGHRWRNPVWRHEDGSVAEW, encoded by the coding sequence ATGAAAATCACCAAGCTCGAAACCTTCATCGTCCCGCCGCGCTGGTGTTTCCTGAAGATCGAGACCGACGAAGGCATCGTCGGCTGGGGCGAACCGGTAGTCGAAGGGCGCGCGCACACGGTCGCGGCGGCAGTGGAAGAACTCGCCGACTATCTGATCGGCAAAGACCCGCTGCTGATCGAAGACCACTGGCAGGTCATGTACCGTGCGGGCTTCTATCGCGGCGGCCCGATCACCATGAGCGCGATTGCCGGCGTCGACCAGGCGCTGTGGGACATCAAGGGCAAGCATCACGGCGTGCCGATTCATGCGCTGCTCGGCGGCCAGGTGCGCGACAAGATCAAGGTGTATTCGTGGATCGGCGGCGACCGTCCGAGCGACGTCGCGAATAACGCGCGCGCCGTGGTCGAACGCGGCTTCAAGGCGGTCAAGATGAACGGCTCGGAAGAGCTGCAGATCATCGACACCTTCGACAAGGTGCAGGGCGTGATCAACAACGTCGCGGCGGTGCGCGAGGCGGTCGGGCCGAACATCGGCATCGGCGTGGACTTCCACGGCCGCGTGCACAAGCCGATGGCGAAGGTCCTAGCGAAAGAACTCGACCCGTACAAGCTGCTCTTCATCGAAGAGCCGGTACTGTCGGAAAACGCCGAGGCGCTGCGCGACATCGTCAATCAGACCAACACGCCGATCGCGCTCGGCGAGCGCCTGTATTCGCGCTGGGACTTCAAGCACATTCTGTCGGGCGGCTACGTCGACATCATTCAGCCGGACGCGTCGCACGCGGGCGGGATTACCGAGTGCCGCAAGATCGCGTCGATGGCCGAAGCGTACGACGTCGCGCTCGCGCTGCATTGCCCGCTCGGCCCGATCGCGCTGGCCACCTGCCTGCAGATCGACGCGGTGAGCTACAACGCGTTCATCCAGGAACAAAGCCTGGGGATTCACTACAACCAGGGCAACGACCTGCTCGACTACATCAAGAATCCGGAAGTCTTCAAGTACGAAGACGGCTTCGTATCGATTCCGCAAGGCCCGGGTCTGGGCATCGAGGTCAACGAAGAGAAGGTGCGCGAGATGGCGAAGGTCGGCCACCGCTGGCGCAATCCGGTGTGGCGCCATGAGGACGGCAGCGTCGCCGAGTGGTAA
- a CDS encoding LamG-like jellyroll fold domain-containing protein, whose protein sequence is MRRHTVVQLACALALLGALSATASLSGCGGGVSQSGGSGSGGTSGSGAANTQPGTPASTPAATGPAAKKMLLVELDGVTYNALSAGMAGGTLPNLAKLTLAPAYSGGVNGTLSQQPNLDTPGWASILTGTWADRHQINSDAPNQASHSSTVFQLLKTAGFGTMGAAVDSSGLAALLTPDQNAGNLNTLVNCASVDACVTQNGVSMIDNGYSLVVAQYHSAQDAALNAGLSSTNYASTLTQLDSALGTLVAETAKRSNENWLVVVTSSHGLNAAGGTDGLPLPLESTSFIALNQAPNARLGNTTAPSTMAALYTRASIADVTPTLLAYQSALPGAATYALDGGQLIGATPVSQLIGTTGSDNASLVLTWAAPASGAISVLRNGTVIASLPAGTATYTDSQLGLTATGVYPFNYTVVAGSAPLATITQVVYVQPPPPPPPPPPLATTLTTGLSSYYPFGALPPVDRLNASTMGPWAADADGGSLFADPFGGKGLQIDTHTVDTNGFDGYKLTQTNDVTTHAQFTIGFWFYTSCANLTGNGTPIFSNKNYYSGGNAGIAIGLFPGSSASCNIRFNLGDGSTRNDINSLNVSANKWTYLALTIDTAAKKINAYVFDPVLGEQKVLAQTLSVNIAKLPGLGVFGLNEDGTGHYYMNACNDTPPYTVGKCAATPPDVQAFSDLALWTRVVTETELQSVFGSGQPLSTLTH, encoded by the coding sequence ATGAGACGGCACACCGTCGTGCAATTGGCATGCGCACTAGCGCTGCTCGGCGCGCTCAGCGCTACGGCGAGCTTGAGCGGTTGCGGCGGCGGCGTGTCGCAATCGGGCGGCAGCGGTTCCGGCGGCACCTCGGGCAGCGGCGCGGCGAACACGCAACCCGGCACGCCGGCGAGCACGCCTGCGGCCACCGGTCCCGCAGCGAAGAAAATGCTGCTGGTCGAACTGGACGGCGTGACCTACAACGCGTTGAGCGCGGGCATGGCCGGCGGCACCTTGCCGAATCTCGCGAAGCTGACCTTGGCGCCCGCTTATAGCGGTGGCGTCAACGGCACGCTGTCGCAGCAACCGAACCTCGACACACCCGGCTGGGCGAGCATCCTGACGGGCACCTGGGCCGATCGTCACCAGATCAACTCCGACGCGCCGAATCAGGCCTCGCACAGCAGCACCGTCTTCCAGCTTCTCAAGACCGCGGGCTTCGGCACGATGGGCGCGGCCGTCGATTCGAGCGGCCTTGCTGCGCTGCTGACGCCGGATCAGAACGCCGGCAATCTCAACACGTTGGTGAATTGCGCCTCCGTCGACGCCTGCGTCACGCAGAACGGCGTGAGCATGATCGACAACGGCTATTCGCTGGTGGTCGCGCAATACCACTCGGCGCAGGACGCGGCGCTCAACGCCGGCCTGTCGTCGACGAACTACGCGAGCACGCTGACGCAACTGGACAGCGCGCTCGGCACGCTGGTCGCCGAAACCGCCAAACGCAGCAATGAAAACTGGCTGGTCGTGGTGACCAGCAGCCACGGCCTGAACGCGGCCGGCGGTACCGACGGTTTGCCGCTGCCGCTCGAATCGACCAGCTTCATCGCGCTGAATCAGGCGCCGAACGCGCGCCTCGGCAACACGACCGCGCCGTCGACGATGGCCGCGCTCTACACGCGCGCCAGCATCGCCGACGTCACGCCGACGCTGCTCGCTTATCAGAGCGCGCTGCCGGGCGCCGCGACCTATGCGCTCGACGGCGGTCAACTGATCGGCGCGACGCCGGTCTCGCAACTGATCGGCACGACCGGCAGCGACAACGCCAGCCTCGTACTGACGTGGGCCGCGCCGGCCAGCGGTGCGATCAGCGTGCTGCGCAACGGCACGGTGATCGCCAGCCTGCCCGCCGGCACCGCGACCTACACCGACAGCCAGCTCGGCCTGACCGCAACGGGCGTCTATCCGTTCAATTACACGGTCGTGGCCGGCAGCGCGCCGCTCGCGACGATCACTCAGGTCGTCTACGTGCAACCGCCGCCGCCTCCGCCGCCCCCGCCGCCGCTCGCGACCACGCTGACCACCGGGTTGAGCAGCTACTACCCGTTCGGCGCGCTGCCGCCGGTCGATCGCCTGAACGCCAGCACGATGGGCCCGTGGGCCGCAGACGCCGACGGCGGCTCGCTGTTCGCCGATCCGTTCGGCGGCAAGGGTTTGCAGATCGACACGCATACGGTCGACACCAACGGCTTCGACGGCTACAAGCTGACGCAGACCAACGACGTGACGACTCACGCGCAGTTCACGATCGGCTTCTGGTTCTACACGTCGTGCGCGAATCTGACGGGCAACGGCACGCCGATCTTCTCGAACAAGAACTACTACTCGGGCGGCAATGCGGGCATCGCGATCGGTCTGTTCCCGGGGTCGAGCGCGAGCTGCAACATCCGCTTCAATCTCGGCGACGGCAGCACGCGTAACGACATCAACAGCCTGAATGTCAGTGCGAACAAGTGGACCTACCTCGCACTCACCATCGACACGGCGGCGAAGAAGATCAATGCCTACGTGTTCGATCCGGTGCTCGGCGAACAGAAGGTGCTGGCCCAGACCTTGAGCGTGAACATCGCCAAGCTGCCGGGTCTCGGCGTGTTCGGGCTGAACGAGGACGGCACCGGCCACTACTACATGAATGCCTGTAACGACACGCCGCCGTACACCGTCGGCAAGTGCGCGGCCACGCCGCCGGACGTGCAGGCGTTCAGCGACCTCGCGTTGTGGACCCGTGTCGTCACCGAGACCGAGTTGCAGTCGGTGTTCGGTTCAGGTCAGCCGCTGTCCACGCTCACTCACTAA
- a CDS encoding alpha/beta fold hydrolase, whose translation MKTVATRTAWIVSTLALAGCGGEDAPQSQQQHTAAQKRASVLKPYLDQTVAWRPCDKNRLPAAWAALADNPRFRCASIRAPMDWGDPEKGEITLALTRVAAKDPATRLGSLLFNPGGPGADGLLANVQFSARITGGRIAAEREVASRYDLIGFSPRGMGSSTQLTCNSDERPSTVLWSGDTHASTVNALLRNVELKSRACQDKPLAPYIDTAQMAQDMDLIRAISGDAKLNYIGHSYGSWLGAWYAGLFPDRVGRMVLSGNTDFSARTWAEGGILLQPPATQRIADEIVGPYAARHDTTFNLGADPAATGQLFAAFSPALKAATVAALRESRVFALSGYIDDGVSVFVAAKGLGQILEQNPGTTQERTLALARHHVFSSHPPASEMAQEIATKTLIPKYFEAMQQPPREESTLRVDTEEAVDLAVMCNDTPALSTDRQFWIDKHVDYAQRYPLGSGVLGGSVLNYSCLFWNPPQAAAIKPTLDEVARAPSIVMIQAEFDGMTAAEGALRMFDGLPNASLLYLKDEYSHSSYPSGNPCADEPVTQYLLHGTPPPRRVDCSQNRELSLDNLHEPEVV comes from the coding sequence ATGAAAACCGTCGCAACAAGAACCGCCTGGATCGTGTCCACACTGGCGCTGGCCGGCTGCGGCGGCGAAGATGCGCCGCAGTCGCAGCAGCAACACACCGCTGCGCAGAAACGGGCTTCGGTACTGAAGCCGTATCTGGATCAGACGGTGGCCTGGCGCCCGTGCGACAAGAACCGGTTGCCTGCCGCCTGGGCGGCATTGGCGGACAATCCGCGCTTTCGTTGCGCGAGCATTCGTGCCCCGATGGATTGGGGCGATCCGGAAAAAGGCGAGATTACGCTCGCACTAACGCGGGTCGCCGCGAAAGATCCCGCAACGCGCCTCGGCTCGCTCCTATTCAATCCCGGCGGACCCGGCGCGGATGGTCTTCTGGCCAACGTCCAGTTCTCCGCGCGGATAACCGGCGGTCGGATCGCGGCCGAACGGGAAGTGGCCAGCCGGTACGATCTGATCGGTTTTTCGCCACGGGGCATGGGTTCGAGCACGCAGTTGACCTGTAACTCGGACGAGCGTCCCAGCACGGTCTTGTGGAGCGGCGACACCCACGCGTCTACCGTGAATGCGCTGCTGCGCAATGTCGAACTCAAATCGCGGGCCTGCCAGGACAAACCGCTCGCGCCGTATATCGACACGGCGCAAATGGCGCAGGACATGGATCTGATCCGGGCTATCTCCGGCGACGCCAAACTCAATTACATCGGCCACTCGTACGGCTCGTGGCTCGGCGCCTGGTATGCGGGTCTGTTTCCCGATCGGGTTGGACGAATGGTGCTGAGCGGCAACACGGACTTCTCCGCGCGGACCTGGGCCGAAGGCGGCATCCTGTTGCAGCCGCCCGCAACCCAACGCATCGCCGACGAGATTGTCGGGCCCTATGCGGCACGCCATGACACGACCTTCAATCTGGGCGCCGATCCGGCAGCGACGGGGCAGCTCTTTGCCGCCTTCTCGCCGGCGTTGAAAGCAGCGACCGTTGCCGCGCTCCGCGAATCGCGGGTATTCGCGTTGTCGGGCTATATCGACGACGGGGTGTCGGTGTTCGTGGCGGCGAAGGGGCTTGGGCAGATACTCGAGCAGAACCCGGGCACTACGCAGGAGCGGACGCTGGCGCTCGCCAGGCATCACGTTTTCTCGAGCCATCCACCGGCGAGTGAGATGGCGCAGGAGATCGCAACGAAGACGCTGATCCCGAAGTACTTCGAGGCGATGCAACAGCCTCCGCGTGAGGAAAGCACGCTGCGCGTGGATACCGAGGAGGCCGTGGATCTCGCCGTCATGTGCAACGACACACCCGCGCTCAGTACGGATCGGCAATTCTGGATCGACAAACACGTCGACTATGCGCAGCGCTACCCATTGGGCAGCGGCGTGCTGGGTGGCAGCGTGCTCAACTACAGTTGTCTGTTCTGGAACCCGCCGCAAGCCGCCGCGATCAAGCCGACTCTCGACGAAGTGGCGCGTGCGCCGTCGATCGTGATGATCCAGGCGGAATTCGACGGCATGACCGCCGCCGAGGGCGCACTGCGCATGTTCGACGGCTTGCCGAATGCAAGCCTGCTCTACCTGAAGGACGAATATTCGCATAGCAGCTATCCATCGGGTAACCCATGCGCGGACGAGCCGGTCACGCAGTATTTGCTGCATGGCACGCCGCCGCCACGGCGAGTGGACTGCTCGCAAAACCGCGAGCTGTCACTCGATAATTTGCACGAGCCGGAGGTGGTCTGA
- a CDS encoding FadR/GntR family transcriptional regulator: MQHDLHGRVAHLLATAILRGDYAPDTILPREAELMETFGVSRTVLREALRTLTSKGLIESRPRVGTRVRPKQAWNLLDVDVLDWYSRVAEPMAFALKLQEMREMIEPYAAGLAAASHTEDTFYVLAAAHGAMAAARNVDEWVRADLQFHLSVLSACSNELLIPLGTLIERTLEAQLRLNAKRADVFNASLGEHTAVFEAIRERDAEAARVAMAGLLGVTRGRIEG, from the coding sequence ATTCAGCACGATCTGCATGGGCGCGTCGCCCATCTGCTGGCGACCGCGATTTTGCGCGGCGACTACGCGCCCGATACGATCCTGCCGCGCGAAGCGGAGTTGATGGAGACGTTCGGCGTGAGCCGCACGGTGTTGCGTGAGGCGTTGCGCACGCTGACGTCGAAAGGGCTGATCGAATCGCGGCCGCGGGTGGGCACGCGCGTGCGGCCCAAACAGGCGTGGAATCTGCTCGATGTCGACGTGCTCGACTGGTACTCGCGCGTTGCCGAGCCGATGGCGTTCGCGCTCAAGCTGCAGGAAATGCGCGAGATGATCGAGCCGTATGCCGCGGGTCTGGCGGCGGCTTCGCATACGGAAGACACGTTTTATGTGTTGGCAGCGGCGCATGGGGCGATGGCGGCGGCGCGCAATGTCGACGAATGGGTGCGGGCCGATCTGCAGTTTCATCTGAGCGTGCTGAGCGCGTGCAGCAACGAATTGCTGATTCCGTTGGGCACGTTGATCGAGCGGACGTTGGAGGCGCAGTTGCGGCTGAACGCGAAACGCGCGGACGTGTTCAATGCGTCGCTCGGTGAGCATACTGCCGTATTCGAAGCGATCCGCGAGCGCGATGCCGAGGCGGCGCGCGTGGCGATGGCGGGTTTGCTGGGCGTGACGAGAGGGCGGATCGAAGGCTAG
- a CDS encoding MFS transporter, which translates to MLFITVVITYLDRSNLSIAATAIAQDLQLDPAQMGLVFSAFGWSYALLQIPGGMLVDRTRPRLLLALIIGLWSLATILQGFASAFAVLLSLRVLLGALEAPAYPTLNRVVTTWFPDNERARAIASYTSGQYVGLAFLTPALVLTQQHFGWQGVFFLTGAIGVLWGLIWYASYREPSEATDINEAELETIRAGGGLVDLGRSERGSAHPRRARYGAADWRTVLGNRKLWGVYIGQIAVTSTLWFFLTWFPTYLVKYRHMDFLKAGFMAAVPFLAAFVGILASGLLSDWMIRRGVSVTVARKAPIVTGLLLSTAIVGANYVETPAMVILFMAIAFFGSGFSSITWVLVSSMAKKELLGLTGGMFNLMGNLSSICVPVVIGFIVRNNDFKPALVFMSAVGVVGALSYLFLVGKIERIR; encoded by the coding sequence ATGCTGTTCATCACCGTGGTCATCACGTATCTCGATCGCAGCAATCTGTCGATCGCCGCCACCGCGATCGCCCAGGATCTGCAACTCGATCCGGCGCAAATGGGGCTGGTTTTTTCCGCGTTCGGCTGGTCGTACGCGCTGCTGCAGATTCCGGGCGGTATGCTGGTGGACCGCACGCGGCCGCGCCTGCTGCTGGCGCTTATTATCGGCCTGTGGTCGCTCGCAACGATCCTGCAAGGTTTCGCCAGCGCGTTCGCCGTGCTGCTGTCGCTGCGTGTGCTGCTCGGCGCGCTGGAGGCGCCGGCCTATCCGACGCTCAACCGCGTCGTCACCACCTGGTTTCCCGACAACGAACGGGCCCGCGCGATCGCCAGCTATACATCGGGGCAGTATGTCGGCCTCGCGTTCCTGACGCCGGCGCTCGTCCTCACGCAGCAGCATTTCGGCTGGCAGGGCGTGTTCTTTCTGACCGGCGCGATCGGCGTGCTGTGGGGACTGATTTGGTACGCGTCGTATCGTGAACCGTCGGAAGCAACCGACATCAACGAAGCCGAACTCGAGACGATCCGCGCGGGCGGCGGACTCGTCGATCTGGGTCGATCCGAACGCGGCTCGGCGCATCCGCGCCGCGCCCGCTACGGCGCCGCCGACTGGCGTACCGTGCTCGGCAACCGCAAGCTGTGGGGCGTGTATATCGGGCAGATTGCGGTGACCTCGACGCTGTGGTTCTTCCTCACCTGGTTCCCCACTTACCTCGTCAAATACCGGCACATGGACTTCCTGAAGGCCGGCTTCATGGCGGCCGTGCCGTTCCTCGCCGCGTTCGTCGGCATTCTGGCCTCGGGGCTGCTGTCGGACTGGATGATCCGGCGCGGCGTGTCGGTCACCGTCGCGCGTAAGGCGCCGATCGTGACGGGGCTGCTGCTCTCGACCGCGATCGTCGGCGCGAACTATGTCGAGACGCCCGCAATGGTGATCCTGTTCATGGCGATCGCGTTCTTCGGCAGCGGCTTTTCGTCGATCACGTGGGTGCTGGTGTCGTCGATGGCGAAGAAGGAGTTGCTCGGCCTCACCGGCGGCATGTTCAACCTGATGGGCAATCTGTCGTCGATCTGCGTGCCGGTGGTGATCGGCTTTATCGTCAGGAACAACGATTTCAAACCGGCACTGGTGTTCATGAGCGCTGTCGGCGTGGTCGGCGCGCTGTCGTATCTGTTCCTCGTGGGGAAGATCGAGCGGATTCGTTAA
- a CDS encoding DHA2 family efflux MFS transporter permease subunit has product MSSDSLPASAAAPLNRPMITISIMLATLIQTLDSTIANVALPHMQGTLSASQDEITWVLTSYIVAAAIATPLTGWLSDRLSVKRLLIVAIGGFTVSSALCGLSETLTQIVASRLLQGVFGASLVPLSQSILLDINPREKQGQAMAVWGMGVMVGPILGPTLGGWLTDSYNWRWVFFINVPIGAFALFGVATFLPTRAPKPDAKFDAFGFATLGLAIGALQAMLDRGEQLDWFGSHEIVIEALVAAIAFAFFLVHTATVGKKSFFKYELLKDPNFATGTFFIFVIGAVMYATRALLPPMLQNLMNYPVATTGLVTAPSGAGTMIAMLFAGRLLKRVDARLLLLAGFLISAFALWQMMHYTIVLSESDIVWPGVIQGFGLGLVFVPLSALTFSTLTPELRADGTATYSLMRNIGSSIGISIVQTLMTRNTQVSHADLAANVTLFNPAMQSMLASGSNYDMAALNVSITQQASMIAYLNDFKLMFVATLLVIPLLLLIRPAHKAPDASVAHAAMD; this is encoded by the coding sequence ATGTCTTCCGACTCCCTGCCGGCCAGCGCCGCCGCGCCGCTCAACCGGCCCATGATCACGATCTCGATCATGCTGGCGACGCTGATTCAAACGCTCGACAGCACGATCGCCAACGTGGCGCTGCCGCATATGCAAGGCACGCTGTCCGCGTCGCAGGACGAGATCACGTGGGTGCTGACCTCGTACATCGTCGCCGCCGCCATCGCCACGCCGCTCACCGGCTGGCTGTCCGACCGGCTGAGCGTGAAGCGGCTGCTGATCGTCGCGATCGGCGGCTTCACGGTGTCGTCGGCGCTGTGCGGGTTGTCGGAAACGCTCACGCAGATCGTCGCGTCGCGTTTACTGCAGGGGGTGTTCGGCGCGTCGCTGGTGCCGCTGTCGCAGTCCATCCTGCTCGACATCAATCCACGCGAGAAACAAGGCCAGGCGATGGCGGTCTGGGGCATGGGCGTAATGGTCGGACCGATTCTCGGGCCGACGCTCGGCGGCTGGCTCACCGACAGCTATAACTGGCGCTGGGTGTTTTTCATCAACGTGCCGATCGGCGCATTCGCGCTGTTCGGCGTCGCGACCTTTCTCCCCACGCGCGCGCCGAAACCCGACGCGAAGTTCGACGCCTTCGGCTTCGCCACACTCGGCCTCGCGATCGGCGCGTTGCAGGCCATGCTCGATCGCGGCGAGCAACTCGACTGGTTCGGCTCGCATGAGATCGTGATCGAAGCATTGGTCGCGGCCATCGCGTTCGCGTTTTTTCTCGTGCATACGGCCACGGTCGGCAAGAAATCGTTCTTCAAATACGAATTGCTGAAAGACCCAAACTTCGCCACCGGCACGTTTTTCATCTTCGTGATCGGCGCGGTAATGTACGCCACGCGCGCGTTGCTGCCGCCGATGCTGCAGAACCTGATGAACTATCCGGTCGCGACCACCGGCCTCGTCACCGCGCCCAGCGGCGCCGGTACGATGATCGCGATGCTGTTCGCCGGGCGGCTGCTGAAACGGGTCGACGCGCGGCTGTTGCTGCTCGCCGGCTTCCTGATCTCCGCGTTCGCGCTGTGGCAGATGATGCATTACACGATCGTGCTGTCGGAGTCGGATATCGTCTGGCCGGGGGTGATTCAGGGCTTCGGACTCGGACTCGTGTTCGTGCCGCTGAGCGCGCTGACCTTCTCGACGCTCACACCCGAACTGCGTGCGGACGGCACCGCGACGTATAGCCTGATGCGCAATATCGGCAGCAGTATCGGCATTTCGATCGTGCAGACGCTGATGACGCGCAACACCCAGGTCTCGCACGCGGATCTCGCGGCGAACGTCACGCTATTCAATCCGGCGATGCAGTCCATGCTCGCGAGCGGCTCGAATTACGACATGGCCGCGTTGAATGTGTCGATCACGCAGCAGGCGTCAATGATCGCGTATCTGAACGACTTCAAGCTGATGTTCGTGGCGACGCTGCTGGTGATTCCACTGCTGTTGCTGATTCGGCCTGCGCATAAGGCACCGGATGCGTCGGTCGCGCACGCGGCGATGGATTGA
- a CDS encoding LysR substrate-binding domain-containing protein, which produces MLAPLLVAFYETVRQGSVTAAAKRLEVSQPTITARIQQLEKQYGVELFHRRGSRFDLTDAGAALMPLIDRMQQTESDIDFTLRNERELAAGNLRVGATGPYYILPAIAAFHRQYPAVKIHIEIGNSQQILDALLDFRVDLAVSSQRVDDPRFARRTIADDPLVVVAHCRHPLAAQKVVRLADVAAHTLLLREPGSRTREATETALKRIGLEPAMLIEIGSREAIYEAIRHNMGCTLMPVGEAPAHPDLRQLPLESDAPILQEYLYHLQARASSRLITSFMANVEAPA; this is translated from the coding sequence ATGCTCGCTCCGCTTCTGGTTGCCTTTTATGAAACCGTCCGGCAGGGCAGCGTGACGGCTGCGGCAAAGCGCCTCGAAGTCAGCCAGCCGACCATCACCGCGCGTATCCAGCAACTCGAAAAGCAGTACGGCGTCGAACTGTTCCATCGGCGCGGCAGCCGCTTCGATCTGACCGACGCGGGCGCGGCGCTGATGCCGCTGATCGACCGGATGCAGCAAACCGAAAGCGATATCGATTTCACGCTGCGCAACGAACGCGAATTGGCGGCCGGCAATCTGCGGGTCGGTGCGACCGGGCCGTACTACATTTTGCCGGCGATCGCGGCGTTTCATCGGCAGTATCCGGCTGTGAAGATTCACATCGAGATCGGCAACTCGCAGCAGATTCTCGACGCGTTGCTCGACTTCCGCGTCGATCTCGCGGTGTCGTCGCAACGTGTCGACGATCCGCGTTTCGCACGCCGTACGATCGCCGACGATCCGCTCGTCGTGGTCGCGCATTGCCGGCATCCGCTGGCGGCGCAGAAAGTGGTGCGGCTCGCCGACGTCGCCGCGCATACGCTGCTGTTGCGCGAGCCCGGTTCGCGTACCCGCGAGGCAACCGAGACCGCGCTCAAACGTATCGGTCTCGAACCCGCGATGCTGATCGAAATCGGCAGCCGCGAAGCGATCTACGAAGCGATCCGTCACAACATGGGCTGCACGCTGATGCCGGTCGGCGAAGCGCCGGCGCATCCGGATCTGCGGCAGCTTCCGCTTGAATCGGACGCGCCGATCCTGCAGGAATATCTGTATCACCTGCAGGCGCGTGCGAGCTCGCGGTTGATCACGTCATTCATGGCTAATGTCGAGGCGCCGGCTTAA